The following proteins are encoded in a genomic region of Xenopus laevis strain J_2021 chromosome 3L, Xenopus_laevis_v10.1, whole genome shotgun sequence:
- the LOC108704373 gene encoding protein mono-ADP-ribosyltransferase PARP12 isoform X1, with product MSDREGILDMICIDSWELEEGEIEENEEKSTETITGCSEERQREKGEETREETKREIKREKCLEEERQEIDRKKEKGSEDDKQERERKREKFSKEERKQIERKRVKGSEDERQERKRKREEETQEKEKKREKCSEEETQEREKKREKPSEEGKQERKRDHKKRKRNDSNKDKHRTNCKRRKHHHSSDGHTSRKANGNKEMAAQVQKRICSAGGNLGMEKLCSSLGLSVEQAESFVAEEEGNSVMMRMEGGEKMLVTRSALRVCTDKMQECEGDCGKLHLCRYHVLDSCTRTPCNFSHEITSGQNLRVLQGYHLEALDIEELRHLLLQNDPSFLPEICKHYNCGNGLYGACNFQTDCQKLHICQYYLKGECRYQFRCKRSHHLQGLDTLSKLKKWGMGDRWLTSLEQIYRNASVLRDIQLSVPKKRPMPVAKKRSLPVAKKEVPFAGSTDQSPNTLDQSEEICLYYIRKNCIFKDKCMKDHYHLPYRWQVQRAGGWEDMDDMESIEEAYCNISSVSDCLLRYHLFKPWAVDLNFDAMIYKSCKVRRLSTPSLASKPPHYILTTDWLWYWKDEYNRWNEYGKQGSSSTQAVSDICSSDMEKAFLLDKNATINFKAGSQTYELRLKDMVQKNLGSSTERKVCRRPKFVSKEEVKNKKSGKTKSQAETTLIPSHWDTDQLPDLGFKLVKLDSTSAEYTKVKDLFHNTLRTVSILSIERIQNLSLWEVFLWQREQMKKQNGGKDVEERQLFHGTSDTFIDAICQQNFDWRICGAHGTMYGKGSYFAREASYSHTYTNYRVNQSRVMFLARVLVGDFTAGNPSHLRPPAKNPLTPSCFYDSCVDSISCPSIFVIFEKHQIYPEYLIKYL from the exons ATGTCCGACCGAGAGGGAATTTTGGACATGATCTGCATTGATAGCTGGGAACTGGAGGAAGGGGAGATTGAGGAAAATGAGGAGAAAAGCACAGAGACCATAACAGGGTGCAGtgaggagagacagagagaaaaggGAGAGGAGACAAGGGAAGAGAcaaagagagaaataaaaagagagaagtGTTTAGAGGAGGAGAGGCAAGAGATTGATAGGAAAAAAGAGAAGGGCTCAGAGGATGACAAGcaagagagagaaaggaaaagaGAGAAGTTCTCAAAAGAGGAGAGGaaacagattgaaaggaaaagaGTGAAGGGCTCGGAGGATGAaaggcaagagagaaaaaggaaaagagaggagGAGACgcaggagaaagaaaagaaaagagagaagtgCTCAGAggaggagacacaggagagagaaaagaaaagagagaagcCCTCAGAGGAGGGAAAGCAAGAGAGAAAAAGGGACCATAAAAAGAGAAAGAGGAATGATAGCAACAAAGATAAACATAGGACCAACTGCAAGAGGCGAAAGCACCATCATTCCTCAGACGGCCATACCAGCAGAAAGGCAAATGGGAACAAGGAGATGGCCGCTCAGGTCCAAAAACGAATCTGCTCCGCCGGGGGCAACCTAGGGATGGAGAAGCTCTGCAGCAGCTTAGGTCTGAGTGTGGAGCAGGCAGAGAGTTTTGTGGCTGAGGAAGAAGGGAACAGTGTGATGATGAGGATGGAGGGGGGAGAGAAAATGTTGGTGACCCGAAGTGCCCTGCGCGTCTGCACCGATAAAATGCAGGAATGTGAGGGGGACTGTGGGAAACTGCACCTGTGCCGGTACCACGTGTTGGACAGCTGCACCAG AACCCCTTGCAACTTTAGTCATGAAATTACAAGTGGTCAGAATCTGAGGGTGCTACAGGGGTACCACCTCGAGGCGCTGGATATAGAGGAACTGCGGCACCTTCTGCTCCAGAATGATCCAAGTTTTCTGCCTGAG ATCTGCAAGCATTATAATTGCGGTAACGGGCTCTACGGAGCCTGCAATTTCCAGACGGATTGCCAGAAGCTCCATATTTGCCAGTATTACCTGAAGGGGGAATGCCGATATCAGTTCCGCTGCAAGAGATCCCATCACCTTCAGGGCCTAGACACGTTGAGCAAACTCAAGAAATGGGGAATGGGCGACAGATGGCTCACCAGCCTCGAGCAAATTTACAGGAATGCCAGCGTGCTCAGGGACATCCAGCTGTCTGTCCCCAAAAAAAGGCCAATGCCTGTGGCTAAGAAAAGGTCGTTGCCTGTGGCTAAGAAAG AGGTCCCATTTGCCGGCTCCACTGACCAGTCTCCTAACACCCTCGACCAATCGGAGGAGATCTGTCTCTACTACATAAggaaaaactgcatttttaaag ACAAGTGCATGAAGGATCACTATCACTTACCGTACAGATGGCAGGTACAAAGGGCAGGAGGTTGGGAAGATATGGACGACATGGAGTCTATCGAAGAGGCCTACTGCAATATCAGCAGTGT GTCTGACTGTTTGCTTAGATATCATCTATTCAAGCCCTGGGCAGTGGACCTGAATTTTGATGCCATGATCTACAAATCCTGCAAAGTGAGGCGCCTCTCCACTCCGTCTTTGGCGTCAAAACCGCCCCATTATATACTCACCACCGATTGGCTTTGGTACTGGAAGGATGAATATAACAGGTGGAACGAGTATGGGAAGCAG GGCAGCAGCAGCACGCAGGCGGTTTCTGATATCTGCAGCAGCGACATGGAAAAAGCATTTTTGTTGGATAAAAATGCAACAATAAACTTCAAAGCAGGGAGCCAAACCTATGAGCTGCGTCTAAAAG ACATGGTGCAGAAGAACTTGGGGTCCAGCACAGAAAGGAAGGTTTGCCGGAGGCCAAAATTTGTCTCGAAAGAGGAAGTGAAGAACAAAAAATCTGG GAAAACTAAATCTCAGGCAGAAACAACACTCATCCCCTCTCACTGGGACACAGATCAGCTGCCAGACCTGGGATTCAAG CTGGTCAAACTGGACTCAACGTCGGCCGAATACACGAAAGTGAAGGATTTATTCCACAATACCCTTCGAACAGTGTCGATTCTCAGCATCGAGCGCATTCAGAACCTTTCCCTGTGGGAGGTCTTCCTATG GCAGAGAGAGCAGATGAAGAAGCAAAATGGGGGTAAAGACGTAGAGGAGCGGCAGTTATTCCATGGTACCAGTGATACATTCATTGATGCCATCTGCCAACAGAATTTTGACTGGCGTATCTGCGGGGCGCATGGTACCATGTATGGGAAAG GCAGTTACTTTGCCCGAGAGGCCTCCTACTCTCACACATACACCAACTACAGAGTCAATCAGTCCCGGGTTATGTTCTTGGCCCGTGTTCTTGTTGGGGATTTTACAGCTGGAAACCCTTCGCATCTACGTCCGCCGGCCAAGAACCCCCTGACTCCTTCCTGCTTCTACGACAGCTGCGTGGATTCCATATCCTGCCCCtcgatttttgttatttttgagaAGCATCAGATTTACCCAGAATATCTCATCAAATACCTGTAG
- the LOC108704373 gene encoding protein mono-ADP-ribosyltransferase PARP12 isoform X2, protein MSDREGILDMICIDSWELEEGEIEENEEKSTETITGCSEERQREKGEETREETKREIKREKCLEEERQEIDRKKEKGSEDDKQERERKREKFSKEERKQIERKRVKGSEDERQERKRKREEETQEKEKKREKCSEEETQEREKKREKPSEEGKQERKRDHKKRKRNDSNKDKHRTNCKRRKHHHSSDGHTSRKANGNKEMAAQVQKRICSAGGNLGMEKLCSSLGLSVEQAESFVAEEEGNSVMMRMEGGEKMLVTRSALRVCTDKMQECEGDCGKLHLCRYHVLDSCTRTPCNFSHEITSGQNLRVLQGYHLEALDIEELRHLLLQNDPSFLPEICKHYNCGNGLYGACNFQTDCQKLHICQYYLKGECRYQFRCKRSHHLQGLDTLSKLKKWGMGDRWLTSLEQIYRNASVLRDIQLSVPKKRPMPVAKKRSLPVAKKEVPFAGSTDQSPNTLDQSEEICLYYIRKNCIFKDKCMKDHYHLPYRWQVQRAGGWEDMDDMESIEEAYCNISSVYHLFKPWAVDLNFDAMIYKSCKVRRLSTPSLASKPPHYILTTDWLWYWKDEYNRWNEYGKQGSSSTQAVSDICSSDMEKAFLLDKNATINFKAGSQTYELRLKDMVQKNLGSSTERKVCRRPKFVSKEEVKNKKSGKTKSQAETTLIPSHWDTDQLPDLGFKLVKLDSTSAEYTKVKDLFHNTLRTVSILSIERIQNLSLWEVFLWQREQMKKQNGGKDVEERQLFHGTSDTFIDAICQQNFDWRICGAHGTMYGKGSYFAREASYSHTYTNYRVNQSRVMFLARVLVGDFTAGNPSHLRPPAKNPLTPSCFYDSCVDSISCPSIFVIFEKHQIYPEYLIKYL, encoded by the exons ATGTCCGACCGAGAGGGAATTTTGGACATGATCTGCATTGATAGCTGGGAACTGGAGGAAGGGGAGATTGAGGAAAATGAGGAGAAAAGCACAGAGACCATAACAGGGTGCAGtgaggagagacagagagaaaaggGAGAGGAGACAAGGGAAGAGAcaaagagagaaataaaaagagagaagtGTTTAGAGGAGGAGAGGCAAGAGATTGATAGGAAAAAAGAGAAGGGCTCAGAGGATGACAAGcaagagagagaaaggaaaagaGAGAAGTTCTCAAAAGAGGAGAGGaaacagattgaaaggaaaagaGTGAAGGGCTCGGAGGATGAaaggcaagagagaaaaaggaaaagagaggagGAGACgcaggagaaagaaaagaaaagagagaagtgCTCAGAggaggagacacaggagagagaaaagaaaagagagaagcCCTCAGAGGAGGGAAAGCAAGAGAGAAAAAGGGACCATAAAAAGAGAAAGAGGAATGATAGCAACAAAGATAAACATAGGACCAACTGCAAGAGGCGAAAGCACCATCATTCCTCAGACGGCCATACCAGCAGAAAGGCAAATGGGAACAAGGAGATGGCCGCTCAGGTCCAAAAACGAATCTGCTCCGCCGGGGGCAACCTAGGGATGGAGAAGCTCTGCAGCAGCTTAGGTCTGAGTGTGGAGCAGGCAGAGAGTTTTGTGGCTGAGGAAGAAGGGAACAGTGTGATGATGAGGATGGAGGGGGGAGAGAAAATGTTGGTGACCCGAAGTGCCCTGCGCGTCTGCACCGATAAAATGCAGGAATGTGAGGGGGACTGTGGGAAACTGCACCTGTGCCGGTACCACGTGTTGGACAGCTGCACCAG AACCCCTTGCAACTTTAGTCATGAAATTACAAGTGGTCAGAATCTGAGGGTGCTACAGGGGTACCACCTCGAGGCGCTGGATATAGAGGAACTGCGGCACCTTCTGCTCCAGAATGATCCAAGTTTTCTGCCTGAG ATCTGCAAGCATTATAATTGCGGTAACGGGCTCTACGGAGCCTGCAATTTCCAGACGGATTGCCAGAAGCTCCATATTTGCCAGTATTACCTGAAGGGGGAATGCCGATATCAGTTCCGCTGCAAGAGATCCCATCACCTTCAGGGCCTAGACACGTTGAGCAAACTCAAGAAATGGGGAATGGGCGACAGATGGCTCACCAGCCTCGAGCAAATTTACAGGAATGCCAGCGTGCTCAGGGACATCCAGCTGTCTGTCCCCAAAAAAAGGCCAATGCCTGTGGCTAAGAAAAGGTCGTTGCCTGTGGCTAAGAAAG AGGTCCCATTTGCCGGCTCCACTGACCAGTCTCCTAACACCCTCGACCAATCGGAGGAGATCTGTCTCTACTACATAAggaaaaactgcatttttaaag ACAAGTGCATGAAGGATCACTATCACTTACCGTACAGATGGCAGGTACAAAGGGCAGGAGGTTGGGAAGATATGGACGACATGGAGTCTATCGAAGAGGCCTACTGCAATATCAGCAGTGT ATATCATCTATTCAAGCCCTGGGCAGTGGACCTGAATTTTGATGCCATGATCTACAAATCCTGCAAAGTGAGGCGCCTCTCCACTCCGTCTTTGGCGTCAAAACCGCCCCATTATATACTCACCACCGATTGGCTTTGGTACTGGAAGGATGAATATAACAGGTGGAACGAGTATGGGAAGCAG GGCAGCAGCAGCACGCAGGCGGTTTCTGATATCTGCAGCAGCGACATGGAAAAAGCATTTTTGTTGGATAAAAATGCAACAATAAACTTCAAAGCAGGGAGCCAAACCTATGAGCTGCGTCTAAAAG ACATGGTGCAGAAGAACTTGGGGTCCAGCACAGAAAGGAAGGTTTGCCGGAGGCCAAAATTTGTCTCGAAAGAGGAAGTGAAGAACAAAAAATCTGG GAAAACTAAATCTCAGGCAGAAACAACACTCATCCCCTCTCACTGGGACACAGATCAGCTGCCAGACCTGGGATTCAAG CTGGTCAAACTGGACTCAACGTCGGCCGAATACACGAAAGTGAAGGATTTATTCCACAATACCCTTCGAACAGTGTCGATTCTCAGCATCGAGCGCATTCAGAACCTTTCCCTGTGGGAGGTCTTCCTATG GCAGAGAGAGCAGATGAAGAAGCAAAATGGGGGTAAAGACGTAGAGGAGCGGCAGTTATTCCATGGTACCAGTGATACATTCATTGATGCCATCTGCCAACAGAATTTTGACTGGCGTATCTGCGGGGCGCATGGTACCATGTATGGGAAAG GCAGTTACTTTGCCCGAGAGGCCTCCTACTCTCACACATACACCAACTACAGAGTCAATCAGTCCCGGGTTATGTTCTTGGCCCGTGTTCTTGTTGGGGATTTTACAGCTGGAAACCCTTCGCATCTACGTCCGCCGGCCAAGAACCCCCTGACTCCTTCCTGCTTCTACGACAGCTGCGTGGATTCCATATCCTGCCCCtcgatttttgttatttttgagaAGCATCAGATTTACCCAGAATATCTCATCAAATACCTGTAG